The following proteins are co-located in the Alphaproteobacteria bacterium genome:
- a CDS encoding DUF1192 domain-containing protein, whose amino-acid sequence MDERELEPQTARPKPRDLDVMSIAALHDYIAELEAEIARTRAAIEAKQSWRGTAESFFKE is encoded by the coding sequence ATGGACGAACGGGAACTCGAACCGCAAACCGCACGCCCGAAACCGCGCGACCTCGACGTGATGTCGATTGCGGCCCTGCATGACTATATTGCGGAGCTGGAGGCTGAAATCGCACGCACCCGCGCGGCGATCGAGGCAAAGCAGTCGTGGCGCGGTACGGCGGAAAGCTTCTTCAAGGAATAG
- a CDS encoding 3-hydroxybutyrate dehydrogenase produces MLKGKAALVTGSTSGIGFGMARALAQQGCAVMLNGFGDAAGIESIRTGLAAETGVDVAYDSADLTRPDEIAAMVTNTVNTLGSIDILVNNAGIQHTAPVEEFPAEIWDRIIAIMLTGPFHAIRCALPHMKQKNWGRIVNTSSVHGLVASVNKAAYVSAKHGLMGLTKVVALENARTGITCNAINPGFVQTDLVKQQIRERADAIGGTFEEAIVDALKEKQPSLEFVTVEQIGALCVFLCSDAASQITGVPMSIDGGWTAQ; encoded by the coding sequence ATGTTGAAAGGGAAGGCGGCGCTAGTTACCGGTTCGACAAGCGGAATCGGATTCGGGATGGCCCGGGCGCTGGCGCAGCAGGGATGCGCGGTAATGCTGAACGGCTTCGGCGACGCCGCGGGGATCGAATCCATCAGGACTGGCCTTGCCGCTGAAACGGGCGTCGACGTGGCCTACGACAGTGCGGATCTTACCCGCCCGGACGAGATCGCCGCAATGGTAACCAATACCGTCAATACGCTGGGCAGTATCGACATTCTCGTCAACAACGCCGGAATCCAGCACACTGCGCCGGTAGAGGAGTTTCCGGCAGAAATCTGGGACAGGATCATCGCCATCATGTTGACGGGGCCGTTCCATGCGATCCGCTGCGCCCTGCCGCATATGAAGCAGAAGAACTGGGGCCGGATCGTCAACACATCTTCGGTTCACGGGCTGGTTGCCAGCGTGAACAAGGCGGCGTATGTCTCTGCGAAACATGGCCTAATGGGTCTGACCAAGGTCGTCGCGCTGGAGAACGCGCGGACCGGCATCACCTGCAACGCCATCAATCCGGGATTCGTGCAGACCGATCTGGTTAAGCAGCAGATCCGGGAGCGCGCCGACGCGATCGGCGGCACGTTCGAGGAAGCGATCGTCGACGCTTTGAAGGAAAAACAGCCTTCCCTTGAGTTCGTTACGGTCGAGCAGATCGGCGCCTTGTGTGTCTTTCTGTGTTCGGATGCCGCGTCGCAGATCACGGGCGTGCCCATGTCGATTGACGGTGGGTGGACAGCGCAGTAG
- a CDS encoding thioesterase family protein produces MTEVHEPIRADFPHFTAIPTRWQDCDVYGHVNNVVYYAYFDTAVTGHLVREAGLRAMESPVIGVVVETRCQFRQELGFPDVIDAGIRVTRLGTSSATYAIGLFRHGDDRPAAFGHFVHVYIDRQSRRPVPIPDRVRDALSKLTA; encoded by the coding sequence ATGACTGAAGTACACGAACCGATCCGCGCCGATTTCCCGCATTTCACGGCCATTCCGACGCGGTGGCAGGATTGCGACGTGTACGGCCATGTAAACAACGTCGTCTATTATGCTTATTTTGACACGGCGGTCACGGGGCACCTCGTCCGCGAGGCCGGCCTGCGCGCCATGGAATCGCCGGTTATTGGCGTCGTAGTGGAAACCAGATGCCAGTTCCGGCAGGAACTGGGCTTTCCCGACGTGATCGATGCGGGAATCCGCGTGACCCGGCTCGGCACCTCCAGCGCCACCTATGCTATCGGCCTGTTTCGTCACGGCGACGACAGGCCGGCGGCCTTCGGGCATTTTGTGCATGTCTATATTGACCGGCAAAGCCGGCGGCCCGTGCCCATCCCCGACCGGGTCCGCGATGCGCTGTCGAAGCTGACGGCGTAA
- a CDS encoding Hsp20 family protein, with translation MRRFDMTPLFHNSVGFDRMARLLDNVAGEPAPTYPPYNIEVTGEDSYRITMAVAGFDESDLDIQLKDHQLTISGKVQKSEAENAETRFLHRGIAERVFERRFNLADHIHVEGATLINGLLHVELKRELPEAMKPRTITIGSNKPREISSKAA, from the coding sequence ATGCGCAGATTTGATATGACTCCCCTATTCCACAATTCCGTCGGTTTCGACCGCATGGCGCGGTTGCTCGACAATGTCGCAGGCGAACCGGCGCCAACCTACCCACCCTATAATATCGAGGTGACAGGCGAAGATTCATACCGCATCACGATGGCCGTCGCCGGATTCGACGAATCCGATCTGGACATCCAGCTGAAGGATCATCAACTGACGATTTCCGGCAAGGTTCAGAAATCCGAAGCCGAAAACGCGGAAACCAGGTTTCTTCACCGCGGTATCGCCGAACGCGTTTTCGAGCGTCGCTTCAACCTCGCCGATCATATCCACGTGGAGGGTGCGACGCTGATCAACGGCCTGTTGCATGTCGAACTGAAACGTGAACTGCCCGAGGCGATGAAGCCCCGCACGATCACAATTGGGAGCAACAAGCCCCGGGAGATCTCGAGCAAGGCCGCCTGA
- the rpmE gene encoding 50S ribosomal protein L31, with protein sequence MKKDTHPDYHEITIEMTDGTTYKTFSTWGETGATMKLDIDPTSHPAWTGVHRLIDSGGQLAKFNKRFEGFGLKSS encoded by the coding sequence ATGAAGAAAGATACCCATCCCGATTATCATGAAATTACGATCGAGATGACGGACGGAACGACCTACAAGACGTTTTCGACCTGGGGCGAAACCGGGGCGACCATGAAGCTCGATATCGACCCGACCTCGCATCCGGCATGGACCGGCGTCCACCGCCTGATTGACAGCGGCGGGCAACTCGCCAAATTCAACAAGCGTTTTGAAGGCTTCGGCCTGAAGTCGTCATAG
- a CDS encoding peptidoglycan -binding protein: protein MQALTRRNRTTANIWPGFVDALATLLMVIIFLLMIFVVAQFYLNDALIGRDRALDRLNEQVSELAELLSLERSANQNLRTNVAQISAELQSSLSERDDLISQMNTLLGVSAQLTKAEAELAQSEAERERLVSERQSLSEELEGVYVSLEDANRTIQADKETIELQLRQLSELQQDIVAMTALREELARRIEEESSRADAAESAVSSGAKSLAEERLISAAAKAQVARLNRQLAEISRQIAALNEALEASEKKEKAQQVQIANLGQRLNAALAGKVQELARYRSEFFGRLRQVLGDRRDIQIVGDRFVFQSEVLFASGSDSLAEGGKEQLAQLATTLKEIAQGIPDDINWVLRVDGHTDRVPISTGRFPSNWELSTARAISVVKFLISQGIPPSRFAATGFGEFQPLDERDDEIAYRRNRRIEMKLDQR from the coding sequence ATGCAGGCGCTGACCCGCCGAAACAGGACGACCGCCAATATATGGCCGGGCTTCGTCGACGCCCTGGCGACGCTGTTGATGGTCATCATTTTCCTGCTGATGATTTTCGTGGTCGCCCAGTTTTATCTGAACGATGCGCTGATCGGCCGTGACCGGGCGCTGGACCGGTTGAACGAGCAGGTCTCCGAACTCGCCGAACTGCTTTCGCTGGAACGCAGCGCGAACCAGAACCTGAGGACCAATGTCGCGCAGATTTCAGCCGAACTACAGAGTTCGCTGTCCGAGCGCGATGACCTGATCTCGCAGATGAATACCCTGCTCGGCGTCAGCGCCCAGTTGACCAAGGCGGAAGCCGAACTGGCGCAATCGGAAGCGGAGCGGGAGCGCCTGGTTTCGGAACGCCAGAGTCTGTCGGAGGAACTCGAAGGAGTCTACGTATCCCTCGAAGACGCGAACCGGACCATTCAGGCCGACAAGGAGACAATCGAGCTTCAATTGCGGCAGCTGAGCGAATTGCAGCAGGATATCGTTGCCATGACGGCGCTGCGCGAGGAACTCGCCAGGCGGATCGAGGAGGAATCGAGCCGCGCCGACGCGGCCGAGAGTGCGGTCTCCAGCGGCGCCAAATCCCTTGCCGAGGAAAGGCTCATTTCCGCCGCGGCGAAGGCGCAGGTTGCGAGGCTTAACCGCCAGCTTGCAGAGATCAGCCGTCAGATCGCGGCGTTGAACGAGGCGCTGGAGGCATCCGAAAAGAAGGAGAAGGCGCAACAGGTCCAGATCGCCAATCTGGGCCAACGCCTGAACGCCGCGCTGGCAGGCAAGGTCCAGGAACTCGCCCGCTACCGGTCTGAATTTTTCGGCCGCTTGCGGCAAGTCCTCGGCGACCGCCGCGATATCCAGATCGTCGGCGACCGGTTCGTTTTCCAGTCCGAGGTCCTGTTTGCGTCCGGATCGGACAGCCTGGCCGAAGGCGGCAAGGAACAACTGGCGCAACTGGCGACGACCCTGAAGGAAATTGCCCAGGGTATTCCGGACGATATCAACTGGGTATTGCGGGTCGACGGGCACACGGATCGTGTGCCCATTTCAACGGGCCGCTTCCCGTCCAACTGGGAATTATCGACCGCACGCGCAATTTCTGTCGTTAAATTTTTGATATCGCAGGGCATTCCGCCGTCGCGTTTCGCCGCAACCGGGTTTGGCGAGTTTCAGCCGCTGGACGAACGAGACGACGAAATCGCGTATCGACGCAACCGGCGCATAGAAATGAAGCTGGATCAGCGATAG
- a CDS encoding flagellar motor protein MotA encodes MVLFLVVAGATIGLLFPALRDAFMANAVLNGVIIGVLLIGIVHAFRTVTMLRREVAWIENFRRDSITVSSASAPRLLAPMATMLGEKTGRISLSTMAMRTLLDGIAARLDESREISRYMIGLLVFLGLLGTFWGLLETVQAVGNVVGGLQIGGNDINTAFGDLKDGLQAPISGMGTAFSSSLFGLAGSLVLGFLELQAGQAQNRFYNDLEEWLSGLTRLGSGGVTGDGEQSVPAYIQALLEQTADGLEGLQRALVRSEENRTDYSRYVHELTEKISALTEQMSTEQSLMLKLAESQQALQPILTKLSEKSAGSSAEDASRAHLRNIESYLGRIREEMGSGRNEAVQEIRSEIRLLARTIAALAEDTER; translated from the coding sequence ATGGTTCTGTTCCTGGTCGTTGCCGGCGCCACGATCGGATTGCTCTTTCCCGCCCTGCGCGATGCGTTCATGGCCAACGCCGTCCTGAACGGCGTCATCATCGGCGTCCTGCTCATCGGCATCGTTCACGCCTTCCGCACCGTCACCATGCTGCGCCGTGAAGTTGCCTGGATCGAAAACTTCCGGCGTGACAGTATTACCGTCAGCAGCGCCAGCGCACCCCGGCTTCTGGCGCCAATGGCGACGATGCTGGGCGAAAAGACCGGCCGCATCAGCCTGTCCACGATGGCGATGCGCACCCTGCTGGATGGAATCGCCGCCCGACTGGACGAAAGCCGCGAAATTTCCCGCTATATGATCGGCCTGCTCGTCTTTCTCGGCCTGCTCGGAACGTTCTGGGGGCTGCTGGAGACAGTGCAGGCGGTCGGCAACGTCGTCGGCGGATTACAGATCGGCGGCAATGATATCAATACCGCATTCGGCGACCTGAAAGACGGTCTTCAGGCGCCGATTTCCGGCATGGGAACGGCATTCAGTTCGTCGCTGTTCGGCCTCGCCGGTTCTCTCGTGCTCGGCTTTCTGGAATTGCAGGCGGGACAGGCGCAGAACCGGTTCTACAATGACCTGGAGGAATGGCTGTCCGGCCTCACGCGGCTCGGCAGCGGCGGCGTGACCGGCGACGGGGAGCAATCCGTTCCCGCCTACATCCAGGCGTTGCTCGAACAGACGGCGGACGGACTGGAAGGACTGCAGCGCGCGCTGGTCAGAAGCGAGGAGAACCGGACCGATTACAGCCGCTATGTGCATGAACTGACCGAAAAGATTTCGGCGCTGACCGAGCAGATGTCCACCGAGCAAAGTCTGATGCTCAAGCTCGCCGAAAGCCAGCAGGCGCTGCAGCCGATCCTGACCAAACTATCGGAAAAAAGCGCCGGCAGCAGTGCCGAGGACGCCAGCCGGGCCCATTTGCGCAATATCGAATCCTATCTCGGCCGGATCCGCGAGGAAATGGGTTCGGGCCGCAATGAGGCCGTACAGGAAATCCGTAGTGAAATCCGACTCCTCGCGCGCACCATCGCGGCGCTTGCCGAGGATACGGAGCGATAG
- a CDS encoding OmpA family protein, translating into MPSTPKPPSLSASSVPPPPPSLQKPATSPQIASRTPPTETTEDGTISIGFEEDVSDLPASATGPLDALIERMNQDSNIRVRLNGYASSTGDSPSQARRISLFRALSVRTYMMKNGIRSTRIDIHALGSKGDQGEQNKVDVIVRSS; encoded by the coding sequence GTGCCATCCACGCCCAAGCCGCCGTCGCTCTCCGCGTCATCCGTGCCGCCGCCGCCGCCAAGCCTGCAAAAGCCAGCCACATCCCCGCAGATCGCCAGCCGGACACCGCCTACGGAAACCACGGAAGACGGCACGATTTCCATTGGATTCGAAGAGGACGTGTCGGACCTTCCCGCCAGCGCAACCGGACCGCTCGACGCATTGATCGAGCGGATGAACCAGGATTCGAATATTCGCGTCCGCCTGAACGGCTACGCCAGCAGTACAGGCGATTCCCCCAGTCAGGCCCGCCGGATATCGCTGTTCCGTGCACTATCCGTACGAACCTATATGATGAAAAACGGTATCCGCAGTACCCGCATTGATATTCATGCGCTCGGGAGCAAGGGCGATCAAGGCGAACAGAACAAGGTCGATGTCATCGTCCGGTCGTCATAA
- a CDS encoding inositol monophosphatase family protein yields MALRSAIINVMTQAADKAATRLIRDFGEVEQLQVSRKGPADFVSSADRRAERVLREALGHARPEYGLLMEESGETGGSDPRHRWIVDPLDGTTNFLHGIPHFCISIALERDGEIVAGVIFDPLKHEMFWAERGLGAYVNDRRIRVSQRGRMADALFATGIPFLGIQDGAGHRKFLEQLSHVMAECSGVRRLGSAALDLAYVAAGRYDGYWENGLNAWDVAAGILIVREAGGQVSDIAGRRYKLDAPDICAGNDLLHQPLRNLLRKGALSE; encoded by the coding sequence ATGGCATTGCGTTCGGCAATCATTAACGTCATGACCCAGGCGGCCGACAAGGCGGCAACCCGGTTGATTCGCGATTTCGGCGAAGTGGAGCAGCTTCAGGTCAGCCGCAAGGGGCCGGCGGATTTCGTTTCCAGCGCCGACAGGCGCGCCGAACGGGTATTGCGCGAGGCGCTTGGCCATGCGCGGCCGGAATACGGCTTGCTGATGGAGGAATCCGGCGAAACCGGGGGCAGCGACCCGCGGCACCGCTGGATTGTCGATCCGCTCGACGGTACGACGAACTTCCTGCACGGCATTCCGCATTTCTGTATTTCCATCGCCCTGGAGCGGGATGGCGAGATTGTCGCGGGTGTCATCTTCGACCCGCTGAAGCATGAAATGTTCTGGGCCGAACGCGGGCTTGGCGCCTATGTCAACGACCGCCGGATCAGGGTATCCCAGCGCGGTCGCATGGCCGATGCGCTGTTTGCCACGGGTATTCCCTTTCTCGGCATCCAGGACGGCGCCGGCCACCGGAAGTTTCTGGAGCAGTTGAGCCATGTCATGGCCGAATGCTCGGGTGTGCGTCGGCTCGGCTCGGCTGCACTCGATCTCGCCTACGTCGCCGCCGGCCGTTATGACGGATACTGGGAAAACGGCCTGAACGCCTGGGACGTTGCTGCCGGCATCCTGATCGTGCGCGAAGCGGGCGGACAGGTTAGCGACATCGCCGGCCGCCGCTACAAGCTCGATGCGCCCGATATCTGTGCCGGAAACGACCTGCTGCATCAGCCCCTGCGAAACCTGCTGCGGAAAGGCGCGTTGTCCGAGTAG
- the efp gene encoding elongation factor P translates to MKINGNAIRPGNIIEHQGGLWRAVKIQHTQPGKGGAYLQVELKDIRHGTKLNERFRSSETVERIRLDQKEYQYLFSDGDEYTFMDNETFEQVTVNVDLIGSETAQFLQDGMEVTIESFEDSPIGVTLPETVTMTLIEADPVVKGQTASSSFKPALLENNVRVLVPPHIEAGTRIVVNTADATYVSRAKD, encoded by the coding sequence ATGAAAATCAACGGCAATGCGATCCGCCCCGGCAACATCATCGAACATCAGGGCGGCCTGTGGCGCGCGGTAAAGATCCAGCACACCCAGCCCGGCAAGGGCGGCGCGTATCTTCAGGTCGAACTGAAGGATATCCGTCACGGCACCAAGCTGAACGAACGGTTCCGGTCATCGGAAACGGTCGAGCGTATCCGGCTGGACCAGAAGGAATACCAGTACCTGTTTTCGGACGGCGACGAATATACCTTTATGGACAATGAGACATTTGAACAGGTTACGGTCAATGTCGACCTGATCGGCAGCGAAACCGCACAGTTCCTGCAGGACGGCATGGAAGTCACGATCGAGTCCTTCGAGGATTCGCCGATCGGCGTCACCCTGCCGGAAACGGTAACCATGACGCTGATCGAGGCCGATCCGGTCGTCAAGGGACAGACGGCCTCATCCTCCTTCAAGCCCGCGCTGCTGGAGAACAATGTTCGCGTGCTCGTTCCGCCGCATATCGAAGCCGGCACCCGGATCGTTGTCAACACGGCCGACGCCACCTATGTGAGCCGGGCCAAGGACTGA
- the thiE gene encoding thiamine phosphate synthase encodes MTEPDRCRLYLITPPRLDPVDFRDTLASALDAGDVACVQLRLKDVDDDIIRRAADILRPVTEQRDVALIMNDRPDLAAETGCDGVHVGQEDASYADARRILGPDAIVGVTCHQSRDLAMTAAEDGADYVAFGAFYASGTKSPKHRADPDILTWWSELMETPCVAIGGITVENAPVLINAGADFLSVVAGVWSHPDGPAAAVKAFNAVMENIAAAQ; translated from the coding sequence TTGACCGAGCCGGACCGCTGCCGCCTCTACCTGATTACGCCGCCCAGGCTCGATCCGGTGGATTTTCGTGACACGCTCGCATCGGCGCTCGATGCGGGCGATGTCGCCTGCGTGCAGTTACGGCTGAAGGATGTGGATGACGATATCATCCGCCGCGCCGCGGATATCCTGCGTCCTGTGACCGAACAGCGCGATGTGGCGCTGATCATGAACGACCGCCCGGACCTGGCGGCGGAAACCGGCTGCGACGGGGTTCATGTCGGCCAGGAAGACGCCAGTTATGCGGATGCGCGCCGCATTCTGGGCCCGGACGCCATTGTCGGCGTGACCTGCCACCAGTCCCGGGACCTGGCCATGACAGCGGCGGAAGACGGCGCCGATTATGTGGCGTTTGGCGCGTTCTATGCGTCCGGCACGAAATCGCCGAAGCACCGCGCGGATCCGGATATCCTGACGTGGTGGAGCGAACTGATGGAAACGCCCTGCGTCGCCATCGGCGGCATCACGGTGGAAAACGCGCCGGTGCTGATAAACGCCGGCGCCGATTTTCTGTCTGTTGTCGCCGGCGTGTGGAGCCACCCGGACGGACCGGCCGCCGCCGTGAAGGCATTCAACGCGGTCATGGAGAACATTGCAGCGGCACAATGA
- a CDS encoding class I fructose-bisphosphate aldolase: protein MRITQRVKKILANYESDNPGTKTNLARILMQGRLGGSGKLVILPVDQGFEHGPARSFAKNPPAYDPHYFFQLAIDAGLSAYAAPLGSLEAGADTFAGAIPLILKCNSSNSHATSKDQAVYGTVDDALRLGCSAVGFTIYPGSDDQFEMMEEFRELCAEAKSVGLAVVLWSYPRGGDLTKDGETAIDVTAYAAHLAALLGAHIIKVKPPTAHVELPEAKKVYQEEKIDTSTLSKRIEHIVQSCYNGRRLVVFSGGAAKGTEAVLDEIRQIAAGGAAGSIIGRNSFQRKKEDGMALLDTVIKIYQGKA, encoded by the coding sequence ATGAGAATTACGCAGCGCGTAAAGAAAATTCTGGCCAATTACGAAAGCGACAATCCGGGCACCAAGACCAATCTGGCGCGCATTCTCATGCAGGGCCGCCTTGGCGGGTCCGGCAAGCTAGTCATTCTTCCCGTCGACCAGGGATTCGAACACGGCCCTGCGCGCAGCTTCGCGAAGAACCCGCCGGCTTACGATCCCCACTACTTTTTCCAGCTCGCCATCGATGCCGGCCTGTCCGCCTATGCGGCGCCGCTGGGCAGCCTGGAAGCCGGGGCGGATACATTCGCCGGCGCCATACCTCTCATCCTCAAATGCAACAGCTCCAACAGCCACGCGACGTCCAAGGACCAGGCGGTCTATGGCACGGTCGACGATGCCCTGCGGCTCGGCTGCTCGGCGGTCGGTTTCACCATTTATCCCGGTTCGGACGACCAGTTCGAAATGATGGAGGAATTCCGGGAACTCTGCGCCGAAGCCAAATCGGTCGGACTGGCGGTCGTGCTTTGGTCCTATCCGCGCGGCGGCGACCTGACCAAGGACGGCGAAACGGCTATCGACGTGACCGCCTATGCGGCGCATCTCGCCGCCCTGCTCGGCGCCCATATCATCAAGGTCAAGCCGCCGACGGCGCATGTCGAACTGCCGGAAGCCAAGAAGGTCTATCAGGAGGAAAAGATCGATACCTCGACGCTGAGCAAGCGTATCGAGCACATCGTTCAGTCCTGCTACAACGGGCGGCGCCTGGTCGTTTTCTCGGGCGGCGCGGCCAAAGGCACCGAAGCCGTGCTGGACGAAATCCGCCAGATCGCCGCGGGCGGCGCCGCGGGCTCGATCATCGGCCGCAACTCCTTCCAGCGAAAGAAGGAAGACGGGATGGCATTGCTGGACACGGTGATCAAGATCTATCAGGGCAAGGCTTGA